A genomic window from Daphnia carinata strain CSIRO-1 chromosome 9, CSIRO_AGI_Dcar_HiC_V3, whole genome shotgun sequence includes:
- the LOC130688989 gene encoding large ribosomal subunit protein mL50-like yields MSSIDGFCYSNNSMATRFYQARRFASTIESVAKSLRDKSYLRPHKPYTPPADVEQKLNTIFESQLGSNSAQISNGRSKFKVLSACFKEFNHGIPNSRLHEITTTDDIRSFYLQEVDIRVPLEKFKSIDLPPNVSIQYEYHRFHPETDTMFGGVSAFPRRSTIVTGLSYKKKYAGYTSKPLWH; encoded by the exons ATGTCATCAATAGATGGCTTTTGTTATTCTAACAACAGCATGGCTACTCGATTTTATCAA gcaAGACGCTTTGCGTCAACAATTGAATCCGTAGCAAAATCTTTAAGAGATAAAAGCTATCTTCGTCCACACAAACCTTATACTCCTCCCGCTGATGTCGAGCAAAAGCTCAATACCATTTTTGAAAGCCAATTGGGATCAAATTCAGCACAGATAAGTAATGGTCGCAGTAAGTTTAAAGTTCTTAGTGCCTGCTTCAAGGAATTCAACCACGGAATCCCTAACTCCAGATTACATGAAATTACAACCACAG atgaCATTAGAAGCTTTTACCTGCAAGAAGTAGATATAAGAGTTCCtttggaaaaattcaaatcaattgaTCTCCCACCGAATGTCTCAATCCAGTATGAATACCATCGTTTTCATCCAGAGACAGACACCATGTTTGGTGGTGTCAGTGCTTTCCCAAGAAGGTCCACTATAGTCACTGGATTGTCTTACAAGAAGAAATATGCAGGCTACACATCAAAACCATTATGGCATTAA
- the LOC130688988 gene encoding protein YIF1B-like, whose protein sequence is MRKARQTAKMQQDPGNPMPYPQFGYPQPNLPTQPDPSMYMTGPQAGIYNPAAQAPLSPNYYPQQGMPFMPVGGGNEQNNFSMPTQFLQNPVMANMAMQYGQSLMGQGKEALDRELNKYVSTSRIKYYFSVDTAYVANKLTLLVFPFTHRDWSVKYNPDEPVQPRYELNAPDLYIPAMAFFTYLFISGISLGIQERFSPEGLGIQASTALIWTLLEVFVVWVTLYVMNIETKLKSFDILAFSSYKYVGMIVALVISFIMPSAYHFALIYVSAATMFFLIRSLRVQILPESSRDGYGENHANFSGEGSKRRNYLLVFMAALQPLMMWWLTRQLARPLIMSQ, encoded by the exons ATGCGCAAAGCAAGACAAACAGCTAAGATGCAGCAGGATCCAGGAAATCCTATGCCTTATCCCCAATTCGGCTATCCACAGCCAAATCTTCCAACACAACCAGACCCATCAATGTATATGACTGGACCTCAAGCTGGCATATACAACCCAGCTGCTCAGGCTCCATTGTCTCCAAACTACTACCCTCAACAAGGAATGCCATTTATGCCAGTTGGTGGTGGCAATGAGCAAAACAACTTTAGCATGCCCACACAGTTTTTACAGAACCCTGTCATGGCCAATATGGCAATGCAGTATGGTCAGAGTCTTATGGGTCAAGGCAAAGAAGCATTAGATCGCGAGTTGAACAAGTACGTTTCGACGTCGCGGATAAAATACTACTTTTCAGTCGACACAGCTTACGTCGCAAACAAACTGACTCTTCTTGTATTCCCTTTCACGCATAGA GACTGGTCGGTCAAGTATAATCCGGACGAACCAGTCCAACCTCGTTATGAACTGAATGCACCTGACCTTTACATACCTGCAATGGCATTTTTCACATATTTATTCATCAGCGGAATATCACTTGGCATTCAAGAGCGATTCAGTCCCGAAGGATTAGGCATTCAGGCCAGCACAGCATTAATCTGGACGCTCCTTGAAGTTTTCGTCGTTTGGGTGACGCTTTACGTTATGAATATTGAAACGAAACTTAAATCGTTTGACATTCTGGCATTTTCGTCCTACAAATACGTCGG aatGATTGTTGCTCTGGTCATTAGCTTCATTATGCCATCGGCCTATCATTTCGCCCTCATTTATGTTAGTGCAGCCACTATGTTTTTCTTG ATTCGTTCGCTAAGAGTTCAGATATTACCAGAGTCATCGCGTGACGGGTATGGAGAAAACCATGCTAATTTCAGCGGGGAGGGCTCCAAACGCCGGAACTACCTTTTGGTTTTCATGGCAGCGTTGCAGCCGCTTATGATGTGGTGGTTAACTCGACAACTAGCACGTCCATTAATAATGTCACAATAG
- the LOC130688479 gene encoding sialoadhesin-like: MAKALFYLLCVWWCACSASQVDDVSVAHVYADVGSNVSLPCLPQSLRSNTQDYIPAVSENTLLLWIREGKTLQHSRVEENGILTLTKISRADAGLYTCQAEESFGYSEGTFTRNVAQVELHVKTTPPAPAYLTVYPSSVLALVTWKLNSTGGYPIKSISVIYQEVTDDWNNPAWHRTYPEELKPSITQVEIYKLHPNTTYKFRVWASNKLGPGDYAEVMATTKDSLDDQVHGSHLLTSSYERFQSSPWILTLAVLIGSVGFTVLVLAFFLLQNRRMCSRRRTYDSSDDMELVTNIIVNPNYQAENDRTLLTNEGHNDRQALLTCNFIVPRRPAVCL, from the exons ATGGCCAAAGCACTATTCTATTTACTTTGTGTGTGGTGGTGTGCGTGTTCTGCTTCCCAAGTTGACGATGTTTCAGTGGCCCATGTCTATGCAGATGTGGGATCCAATGTGTCTCTACCGTGTCTACCACAGTCTCTCAGATCTAACACACAGGATTACATTCCTGCTGTTAGTGAGAACACTCTTTTGCTTTGGATTAGAGAAGGCAAAACACTTCAGCACAGTAGGGTTGAAGAAAACGGTATCCTCACATTGACCAAAATCAGCAGAGCAGATGCTGGTCTGTACACATGTCAGGCAGAAGAATCTTTTGGTTATTCAGAGGGGACATTTACCAGAAATGTTGCCCAAGTGGAGCTTCATGTGAAAA CAACACCACCAGCTCCAGCCTATTTGACGGTTTACCCATCATCAGTGTTAGCTCTAGTCACATGGAAGTTGAATAGCACAGGGGGTTACCCAATAAAATCAATCTCAGTGATCTATCAAGAAGTCACAGATGATTGGAATAATCCGGCCTGGCATCGGACGTATCCCGAAGAACTGAAGCCATCTatt ACACAAGTGGAGATTTACAAACTGCATCCAAACACGACATACAAATTCAGAGTATGGGCATCAAACAAACTAGGCCCAGGAGACTATGCAGAAGTTATGGCCACTACCAAAGATTCACTTGATGATCAAG TCCATGGAAGTCATCTGCTGACGTCAAGTTATGAACGCTTTCAATCAAGTCCTTGGATCCTCACCCTAGCAGTGCTCATCGGTTCAGTAGGATTCACTGTTTTGGTGTTGGCTTTCTTTCTGCTCCAGAATCGCAGAATGTGTTCGAGAA GAAGGACATATGACTCATCAGACGATATGGAACTTGTGACAAACATCATTGTGAACCCCAACTATCAGGCGGAGAATGACCGCACCCTTTTGACCAACGAAGGCCACAACGATCGTCAAGCGCTTTTGACATGCAACTTCATAGTCCCTCGTCGCCCAGCAGTTTGTTTATAA
- the LOC130688987 gene encoding testin-like — translation MAVQQGLSLLNLENKTRQQPKIAHEQGAGSQCTKCGPKCAGFDLHYWRKICRNCRCGKENHLVTDEDQSSRLVRLLDSPYLSKTETIPIHLKGSPTASRPTKLSFSTPPAVAMDAPASPLDWLPPTADSQLAAKYIEQLPIAKQPITGSKAAVDRKIALDRQLPSHDLDPDQCQSLSANEKRKMEEYVKNVKQYVVGQGLIQECPPRMGKLPPPPPQLDRILGEKVSHLTMQESGAAKPIQNRPIPSFVTAKPFVKAEGPSVDQIRRMATKPHAGMDAEQFHDLPPPPPDMLMDDPPSPAPPLPPPPPIPQLAVESDNAAEQPRNRRQDPVMDFFDFLDEQEGKKLPGKLRSPFLHQAAASGTFNSTARPYGASPGTSPKLNQRNKVGMVTSSAGVAAVAGTATGSRGSSPRLGARDGIQIPPASGSGSLPTNSNQAPRRLLTTDFDYFPEQVATSNANNNQVPILQNINNNNQSPSTSRRPLSGQLPQQLREQQHPSSSVQHQSQQKANSGQDNNKYVTGQIPAPPVQHTDNIQQEVVFQDPEGQNAWSCRKCSQPIEAGTVAIFAERAGSDKCWHPQCFQCSICHEMLADLIYFFADDDVFCGRHYAEKMEIPRCKACDELIFAPEYTSAEGASWHMDHFCCWLCDTPLAGHQYTPIEGQPHCLDCYQKKYGKDCYECKKPIRAEETRVSHGEMNWHNTASCFKCRQCQTSMMNRQFILKNGHIYCSRECLVQHSQCQAQPVLV, via the exons ATGGCCGTCCAACAAGGATTGAGTCTCCTGAatttggaaaataaaacaagacaG CAACCAAAAATCGCTCACGAACAAGGCGCCGGATCGCAGTGCACGAAATGCGGGCCCAAATGTGCTGGATTCGATCTCCATTACTGGAG gaaaatatgCCGAAATTGCCGTTGTGGTAAGGAGAATCACTTGGTGACGGATGAAGATCAGTCGAGCCGATTAGTCCGTCTGTTGGACAGTCCGTATTTATCGAAAACGGAAACAATTCCAATCCATCTGAAAGGAAGTCCAACGGCGAGCCGACCAACCAAATTGAGTTTCAGTACGCCACCTGCCGTGGCAATGGATGCTCCGGCTAGTCCGCTGGATTGGCTACCGCCAACAGCTGACTCGCAATTAGCCGCTAAATACATTGAACAACTTCCAATTGCAAAGCAACCCATTACCGGTAGCAAAGCGGCTGTTGACCGCAAAATAGCTCTCGACCGTCAGTTGCCGTCGCACGACCTCGATCCAGACCAATGCCAGTCCCTGTCTGCCAATGAGAAACGAAA GATGGAAGAGTATGTCAAGAACGTCAAACAATACGTTGTGGGTCAAGGATTGATTCAAGAGTGTCCACCGCGAATGGGGAAACTTCCACCTCCGCCACCGCAATTGGACCGCATTCTGGGCGAGAAAGTCAGTCATTTAACTATGCAAGAATCTGGCGCTGCGAAACCTATTCAAAATAGACCGATTCCATCGTTCGTCACGGCTAAGCCGTTCGTCAAAGCCGAAGGTCCATCGGTGGATCAAATTAGGCGGATGGCGACTAAGCCTCACGCTGGGATGGATGCTGAACAATTTCATGATTTACCTCCACCGCCGCCGGATATGTTGATGGATGATCCACCGTCTCCGGCTCCTCCTCTGCCGCCACCGCCACCTATTCCGCAATTGGCGGTGGAATCCGACAACGCGGCGGAACAACCCAGAAACAGACGCCAGGATCCGGTGATggatttctttgattttttggaTGAACAGGAAGGCAAAAAATTGCCGGGCAAATTGAGATCGCCATTTTTGCACCAGGCGGCCGCGTCCGGCACTTTCAATTCGACAGCCAGGCCGTACGGAGCATCTCCTGGTACGTCGCCCAAGTTGAACCAACGCAATAAAGTTGGCATGGTTACATCATCGGCTGGCGTAGCTGCGGTCGCTGGAACCGCAACCGGAAGTCGGGGTTCGTCTCCGAGATTAGGAGCACGTGACGGAATCCAAATTCCACCGGCTTCGGGATCCGGGTCTTTACCCACCAACAGCAATCAAGCGCCGCGTCGATTACTAACGAccgatttcgattattttcCGGAACAAGTGGCGACATCTAATGCCAACAACAATCAAGTGCCTATTCTTCAAAATATCAACAACAATAATCAATCACCTTCGACGAGTAGACGTCCATTATCTGGCCAACTTCCACAGCAACTGCGCGAACAGCAACATCCGTCGTCTTCTGTCCAGCATCAAAGCCAACAGAAGGCCAATAGCGGACAGGATAACAATAAATATGTGACAGGTCAAATACCTGCTCCTCCAGTCCAGCACACCGACAACATCCAACAAGAGGTTGTTTTCCAAGATCCGGAAGGCCAGAACGCATGGTCGTGCCGGAAATGCAGTCAGCCCATTGAAGCCGGAACTGTGGCCATTTTCGCCGAAAGAGCCGGCAGCGATAAATGTTGGCACCCGCAGTGTTTCCAATGTTCCATTTGCCAC GAAATGCTGGCggatttgatttattttttcgcGGATGACGACGTGTTCTGCGGCCGTCACTACGCGGAAAAGATGGAAATTCCGCGCTGCAAAGCCTGCGACGAATTGATTTTCGCGCCAGAGTACACGAGCGCCGAGGGAGCCAGTTGGCACATGGATCATTTCTGCTGTTGGCTCTGCGACACTCCGCTGGCCGGCCATCAATACACGCCGATCGAAGGCCAGCCGCACTGCCTCGATTGCTACCAGAAGAAATACGGCAAG GATTGTTACGAGTGCAAGAAGCCAATCCGAGCGGAAGAAACGCGAGTTAGTCACGGCGAGATGAACTGGCACAATACGGCCAGTTGCTTCAAGTGTCGCCAGTGTCAAACGTCCATGATGAATCGCCAGTTCATCTTGAAGAACGGCCACATCTATTGCTCCAGAGAGTGCCTCGTTCAGCATTCGCAATGCCAGGCGCAGCCAGTCCTAGTctga
- the LOC130688589 gene encoding uncharacterized protein LOC130688589 isoform X1, which translates to MKAVVSVYLLLCACVDFILFFILTCYFLVIHLCKEEMNNEWNYADHGFEGGVMENGCRGDSMKRPPKNTRRPGADCRSSSAKISLMLFFLAYVSMGAYVFMLIEASSSSTHFYHQHSPPTEEIRTAIEGTLLTTSEPTTTTIDGISDTSNAADVTQMKDLMTRQVLDKLWDITENLNILYKENWTRLAAGEIYRFHETMYLWMKKDCNNRRKSQEMMVVGHQLTTASTPASATAGHRQHISTVKWNYPTAFLYALSVITTLGSCPVIPESNEGKILTILYAAFGIPLLLFYLTAVGSTFSSCLMQCPLLDFRYRSSSSPSTRRRRDQLSSVASGHNMSAVPTVVMTTRLDSSLSHHQQPNELLFHHPMKTAAVIVKDDESIEATSSTSSSNDANRRVLRIHSFWPPLLCLILILIFIASGTCVFSSLMSLSTMDALLLSFMLLTTTGIPDAHSVVWTGQSSWPLMAVSIYIFLALTLCSICFSLIYEWLLSEGPSVNSCEPSVDSEGTRHRRSNSLRS; encoded by the exons ATGAAAGCTGTCGTTTCTGTTTACCTTCTTTTGTGCGCATGTGTCgacttcattcttttcttcatcctGACTTGTTATTTTCTTGTCATCCACTTATGTAAAGAAGAGATGAATAATGAATGGAATTATGCAGATCACGGCTTTGAAGGTGGCGTCATGGAAAACGGCTGCAGGGGCGATAGTATGAAACGGCCACCGAAAAACACTCGGCGACCGGGCGCGGACTGCCGCAGTTCGTCCGCTAAAATCTCTTTGATGTTGTTCTTCTTGGCGTACGTCTCAATGGGCGCCTACGTCTTTATGCTGATCGAGGCTTCGTCATCGTCTACTCATTTCTATCATCAACACTCGCCGCCGACAGAAGAGATTAGGACAGCAATAGAGGGAACGTTGCTGACCACATCAGAacctacaacaacaacaattgatGGGATCTCAGATACCTCTAATGCTGCAGACGTGACCCAAATGAAGGACTTGATGACTCGCCAAGTGCTTGATAAATTGTGGGATATTACggaaaatttgaatatcttGTACAAAGAGAACTGGACTCGGCTGGCTGCCGGCGAGATTTACCGTTTTCACGAAACGATGTATCTGTGGATGAAGAAGGATTGTAATAATCGGCGAAAATCTCAGGAAATGATGGTAGTTGGACATCAACTTACCACAGCATCTACTCCAGCATCTGCCACTGCTGGCCATCGTCAGCACATTTCCACTGTCAAGTGGAATTATCCCACTGCATTTCTGTACGCTCTCTCTGTCATTACCACTCTGG GTTCGTGCCCAGTGATTCCCGAATCAAACGAAGGCAAAATTCTAACTATTCTCTACGCTGCTTTCGGCATACCTctgcttttgttttacctGACTGCTGTGGGTTcgacattttcttcttgtttgatGCAATGCCCATTATTGGATTTTCGATATCGCTCGTCATCATCTCCGTCAACGCGACGGCGACGAGATCAGCTCTCATCCGTTGCTTCGGGCCATAACATGTCGGCAGTGCCAACAGTAGTAATGACAACACGTCTCGACTCATCTCTGAGCCACCATCAGCAGCCGAACGAATTGTTATTCCATCATCCGATGAAAACGGCCGCCGTCATCGTCAAAGATGACGAGTCGATCGAGGCAACATCGTCGACATCGAGCAGTAACGACGCCAACAGGCGTGTGTTAAGGATCCACTCCTTTTGGCCCCCACTCTTATGCTTGATACTGATTCTCATCTTCATCGCTTCCGGCACCTGCGTCTTTAGTTCACTCATGTCCTTGTCTACGATGGATGCATTACTGCTCAGCTTTATGCTCTTGACAACAACGGGCATCCCAGACGCCCATTCAGTCGTATGGACTGGACAATCGTCATGGCCGTTAATGGCAgtttcaatttacatttttctcgCCCTGACGTTGTGCTCCATCTGTTTCAGTTTGATCTACGAGTGGCTCTTGTCTGAAGGACCCTCAGTCAATTCCTGCGAACCCTCAGTTGATAGTGAAGGAACTCGTCATCGAAGATCCAATAGCCTCCGTTCCTGA
- the LOC130688589 gene encoding potassium channel subfamily K member 18-like isoform X2 translates to MENGCRGDSMKRPPKNTRRPGADCRSSSAKISLMLFFLAYVSMGAYVFMLIEASSSSTHFYHQHSPPTEEIRTAIEGTLLTTSEPTTTTIDGISDTSNAADVTQMKDLMTRQVLDKLWDITENLNILYKENWTRLAAGEIYRFHETMYLWMKKDCNNRRKSQEMMVVGHQLTTASTPASATAGHRQHISTVKWNYPTAFLYALSVITTLGSCPVIPESNEGKILTILYAAFGIPLLLFYLTAVGSTFSSCLMQCPLLDFRYRSSSSPSTRRRRDQLSSVASGHNMSAVPTVVMTTRLDSSLSHHQQPNELLFHHPMKTAAVIVKDDESIEATSSTSSSNDANRRVLRIHSFWPPLLCLILILIFIASGTCVFSSLMSLSTMDALLLSFMLLTTTGIPDAHSVVWTGQSSWPLMAVSIYIFLALTLCSICFSLIYEWLLSEGPSVNSCEPSVDSEGTRHRRSNSLRS, encoded by the exons ATGGAAAACGGCTGCAGGGGCGATAGTATGAAACGGCCACCGAAAAACACTCGGCGACCGGGCGCGGACTGCCGCAGTTCGTCCGCTAAAATCTCTTTGATGTTGTTCTTCTTGGCGTACGTCTCAATGGGCGCCTACGTCTTTATGCTGATCGAGGCTTCGTCATCGTCTACTCATTTCTATCATCAACACTCGCCGCCGACAGAAGAGATTAGGACAGCAATAGAGGGAACGTTGCTGACCACATCAGAacctacaacaacaacaattgatGGGATCTCAGATACCTCTAATGCTGCAGACGTGACCCAAATGAAGGACTTGATGACTCGCCAAGTGCTTGATAAATTGTGGGATATTACggaaaatttgaatatcttGTACAAAGAGAACTGGACTCGGCTGGCTGCCGGCGAGATTTACCGTTTTCACGAAACGATGTATCTGTGGATGAAGAAGGATTGTAATAATCGGCGAAAATCTCAGGAAATGATGGTAGTTGGACATCAACTTACCACAGCATCTACTCCAGCATCTGCCACTGCTGGCCATCGTCAGCACATTTCCACTGTCAAGTGGAATTATCCCACTGCATTTCTGTACGCTCTCTCTGTCATTACCACTCTGG GTTCGTGCCCAGTGATTCCCGAATCAAACGAAGGCAAAATTCTAACTATTCTCTACGCTGCTTTCGGCATACCTctgcttttgttttacctGACTGCTGTGGGTTcgacattttcttcttgtttgatGCAATGCCCATTATTGGATTTTCGATATCGCTCGTCATCATCTCCGTCAACGCGACGGCGACGAGATCAGCTCTCATCCGTTGCTTCGGGCCATAACATGTCGGCAGTGCCAACAGTAGTAATGACAACACGTCTCGACTCATCTCTGAGCCACCATCAGCAGCCGAACGAATTGTTATTCCATCATCCGATGAAAACGGCCGCCGTCATCGTCAAAGATGACGAGTCGATCGAGGCAACATCGTCGACATCGAGCAGTAACGACGCCAACAGGCGTGTGTTAAGGATCCACTCCTTTTGGCCCCCACTCTTATGCTTGATACTGATTCTCATCTTCATCGCTTCCGGCACCTGCGTCTTTAGTTCACTCATGTCCTTGTCTACGATGGATGCATTACTGCTCAGCTTTATGCTCTTGACAACAACGGGCATCCCAGACGCCCATTCAGTCGTATGGACTGGACAATCGTCATGGCCGTTAATGGCAgtttcaatttacatttttctcgCCCTGACGTTGTGCTCCATCTGTTTCAGTTTGATCTACGAGTGGCTCTTGTCTGAAGGACCCTCAGTCAATTCCTGCGAACCCTCAGTTGATAGTGAAGGAACTCGTCATCGAAGATCCAATAGCCTCCGTTCCTGA
- the LOC130688609 gene encoding TWiK family of potassium channels protein 18-like: protein MHSTYVKMAMDRQRAELRNRRHRRLRTAMAFQNKVKDCCRKVTAFFFTQIGVCGLIVGYTIVGAFMFIALEAEARHPLTQEVIIRRRSCVDYLWNITHHLNVLNYDQWRQDVNRTVFEYQTHMVRHIRRGYDGTDENPLLMRWTIPAALMYCITIYTTIGYGNLTPRTAGGKLATVFYALVGIPLMLLYMANVGDILATSFKFTYQKMCKCPKRRRRGQLTSTNELEVAIQQPPKEKRKKPKGNSAIEPAMAVSVVPVETEAELGPNVFEPQTVSVTSCLVVISSFVIGGAILFSIWEDWGYVDGSYFCFTSLLTIGFGDFVPGQTIAHSQDAVDSKLIICAVYLLLGMALLAMCFNLMQESVFMKIKRLGRRLGLLRDRVAS from the exons ATGCATTCGACGTACGTCAAAATGGCCATGGATCGCCAACGGGCGGAGCTCCGGAACCGAAGACACCGTCGGCTAAGAACAGCCATGGCGTTCCAAAACAAAGTGAAAGATTGCTGCCGGAAGGTCACCGCCTTCTTCTTTACGCAA ATCGGAGTTTGTGGACTTATTGTCGGATACACAATAGTTGGCGCCTTCATGTTTATCGCCTTAGAAGCGGAAGCCAGACATCCTTTGACACAGGAAGTCATTATTCGACGCCGATCCTGCGTCGACTACCTGTGGAACA TTACTCATCACCTCAATGTCCTGAATTACGACCAATGGCGCCAGGACGTCAATCGCACCGTTTTCga GTATCAAACGCACATGGTGCGTCACATCCGGCGAGGTTACGACGGTACCGACGAAAATCCCTTATTAATGCGCTGGACCATTCCGGCCGCTTTAATGTATTGCATCACCATTTACACGACCATCG GTTACGGTAATTTGACACCGAGAACAGCTGGCGGCAAACTAGC caccGTTTTTTACGCCCTCGTCGGCATCCCGTTGATGCTCCTCTACATGGCCAACGTCGGCGATATTTTGGCGACGTCATTCAAATTTACCTACCAGAAAATGTGCAA GTGCCCCAAACGACGGAGGAGGGGTCAATTGACGTCGACAAATGAACTCGAAGTTGCGATTCAACAGCCGCCCAAAGAGAAGCGAAAGAAACCGAAAGGCAATAGCGCCATTGAGCCAGCCATGGCTGTATCGGTCGTTCCGGTGGAAACTGAAGCGGAATTAGGTCCGAATGTTTTCGAGCCGCAAACTGTTTCCGTCACCAGTTGTTTGGTCGTCATCAGCAGTTTCGTCATCGGCGGCGCCATCCTCTTCAGCATCTGGGAG GATTGGGGCTATGTGGATGGCTCCTATTTCTGTTTTACTAGTTTATTAACGATCGGTTTCGGGGATTTCGTTCCCGGTCAGACGATTGCCCATTCGCAAGACGCCGTCGACAGTAAACTCATCAT TTGCGCCGTTTATCTTTTGCTGGGCATGGCTTTACTGGCCATGTGTTTCAATCTGATGCAAGAGTCTGTTTTCATGAAAATCAAACGACTAGGACGCCGGCTTGGCTTACTCAGAGACAGAGTTGCATCCTGA